In Turicibacter sanguinis, a genomic segment contains:
- a CDS encoding FMN-binding protein codes for MNYKVVSLTIISAFSLLTACSANEVNSKEPLLLSDNNLVQLSDIDAREQLTVLKDGLYFAEDSTYSEDGWKNTVTLEIKDGIITTIEFNSINETATEDKRTLSQTDEYLMSDADTESLKWHEQIEKLESYIINNQDTSAIQTTEDGKTDTISGVTISVTPFLQLMNTALADGPIEKGNYQDGHYYAEQETFTDGYKYNINLIVENGYIVAAHWDAIKEDDNLTGGHSTEEIQNWNHQAQLLESYLINIQDPTLITYNEDNKTDAISGVTIEVNQFIELVIQALASGPTID; via the coding sequence ATGAATTATAAAGTCGTATCTCTGACAATTATTTCTGCGTTTAGTCTATTAACAGCCTGTAGTGCTAATGAAGTTAACTCTAAAGAGCCACTATTACTAAGTGATAACAATTTAGTTCAATTAAGTGATATAGATGCCCGTGAACAGCTTACTGTTTTAAAAGATGGTCTATACTTCGCTGAAGATTCAACTTATTCAGAAGATGGATGGAAAAACACGGTAACCTTAGAGATTAAAGACGGCATCATCACCACCATTGAATTTAACTCAATTAATGAAACTGCAACTGAAGATAAACGCACTCTGTCACAAACAGATGAGTATCTTATGTCTGATGCAGATACTGAATCCTTAAAGTGGCACGAACAAATCGAAAAATTAGAATCATATATTATTAATAATCAAGATACTTCTGCTATCCAAACAACAGAAGATGGAAAAACTGATACTATTTCTGGTGTGACAATCTCAGTCACTCCATTTTTACAACTTATGAATACGGCTCTTGCAGACGGTCCAATTGAAAAAGGAAACTACCAAGATGGACATTATTATGCAGAGCAGGAAACATTTACAGATGGATATAAATATAATATTAACCTTATTGTTGAAAATGGCTACATTGTTGCAGCCCATTGGGATGCCATTAAAGAAGATGACAACTTAACAGGTGGACATTCAACAGAGGAAATTCAAAATTGGAATCACCAAGCTCAACTTTTGGAATCTTATCTTATTAACATCCAAGATCCAACCCTAATTACTTATAACGAAGATAATAAAACTGATGCTATCTCTGGCGTTACAATTGAAGTGAATCAATTTATTGAATTAGTCATTCAAGCCTTAGCAAGCGGACCAACAATCGATTAA
- a CDS encoding FAD:protein FMN transferase, translating into MKYLKSLMLVAVLLTTGCQAKEQVETPNQNLGTEQKNYEPVSQNKYLLGTIVTITLYDNPEQEIFDEIFNAIEQIEKEMTINNATTSEVISINQQAGVDYVPVSKQTFDVIKAGVYYSQLGNGSFDITVGPLVKLWEIGFEDAHVPNSDEIAQSLTHIDYHKVLLDEENYAVKLEDKGMQLDLGGIAKGYAADVAAQILKEHGNKQAIINLGGNVYAYGEKANGDSFRIGVQNPFSPRGDYLGILSVKDKTVVTSGTYERYFQQDGKIYHHILDPKTGYPVENNLKSVTIVTKSSMSADALSTMSFVLGLDEGMKLIESLSDVEALFITDDQKLYASSGFLANFELTDTSFVIETLK; encoded by the coding sequence ATGAAATATTTGAAATCCTTAATGCTAGTAGCCGTTTTACTCACAACAGGTTGCCAAGCAAAAGAACAAGTAGAAACACCTAACCAGAATCTAGGAACTGAACAAAAAAACTACGAACCTGTCTCGCAAAATAAATACTTACTAGGAACCATCGTTACGATTACCTTATACGATAATCCTGAACAAGAAATCTTTGATGAAATTTTCAATGCGATTGAGCAAATTGAAAAAGAAATGACCATTAATAATGCTACAACGAGTGAAGTAATCAGTATCAATCAACAAGCAGGAGTCGACTACGTTCCTGTTTCAAAACAAACATTCGATGTCATTAAAGCGGGAGTTTACTATTCGCAACTTGGAAATGGTAGCTTTGATATCACAGTCGGCCCTCTCGTTAAACTATGGGAAATTGGATTTGAAGATGCTCATGTTCCAAATAGTGATGAAATTGCACAAAGCTTAACTCATATCGATTATCATAAAGTGCTACTTGATGAAGAAAATTATGCTGTTAAACTAGAAGATAAAGGAATGCAACTCGACTTAGGTGGCATTGCAAAAGGATATGCAGCTGATGTCGCAGCCCAAATTCTAAAAGAACACGGAAATAAACAAGCCATCATCAATTTAGGTGGAAATGTCTATGCCTATGGTGAAAAAGCAAATGGAGACTCTTTTAGAATTGGAGTTCAAAATCCATTCTCTCCACGTGGTGACTACTTAGGAATTTTAAGTGTCAAAGATAAAACCGTTGTGACATCTGGAACATACGAACGCTACTTCCAACAAGATGGAAAGATTTATCACCACATCCTTGATCCTAAAACAGGCTATCCTGTAGAAAACAATCTAAAGTCAGTTACAATCGTCACAAAAAGTTCAATGTCTGCCGATGCTTTGTCAACTATGTCATTTGTACTAGGACTCGATGAAGGAATGAAGCTAATCGAATCTTTATCTGATGTGGAAGCCTTATTTATTACAGATGATCAAAAACTTTATGCCTCTTCAGGATTCTTAGCTAACTTTGAACTAACTGATACTAGTTTTGTTATCGAAACACTGAAATAA
- a CDS encoding NUDIX hydrolase — MVETTLCYIIHEKKVLMMYRNKKENDFHEGKWNGLGGKIEEGETAYEGIRREVLEESGLIIKNPELLGVCYFPSFDGEEELMYLYKAIDFEGDLIECNEGDLSWIDEKQLLSLNIWESDQVFLSYVLRGERFIGVFHFEGKVLRSYEIKKGSESDLIRFSIEKGSHVL, encoded by the coding sequence ATGGTAGAAACAACATTATGTTATATAATTCATGAGAAAAAGGTTTTAATGATGTACCGAAATAAGAAAGAAAATGATTTTCATGAAGGGAAGTGGAATGGATTAGGCGGAAAGATAGAAGAAGGCGAAACGGCATACGAGGGGATACGACGAGAGGTGTTAGAGGAATCAGGGCTAATCATCAAGAATCCAGAGCTACTAGGGGTTTGTTATTTTCCTAGTTTTGATGGAGAGGAAGAATTGATGTATCTATATAAGGCAATTGATTTTGAAGGGGATTTGATTGAGTGTAATGAAGGAGATTTGAGTTGGATTGATGAAAAGCAGTTGTTATCGTTAAATATTTGGGAAAGTGATCAAGTCTTTTTATCGTATGTATTACGCGGTGAACGTTTTATTGGGGTGTTTCACTTTGAGGGGAAAGTTTTAAGGTCATATGAGATTAAAAAGGGGAGTGAATCTGATTTAATTCGTTTTTCGATTGAAAAAGGAAGTCACGTACTTTAA
- the pyk gene encoding pyruvate kinase has translation MKQSFKNTKMICTIGPKSEPKEMLSKLVDAGMNCIRCNFSHGDHAEQKNRMDLIREINKEKGTHVAILLDTKGPEIRTHLFENGGVELVAGQTVRVAMNEVLGTAEKFSITYPGLINDVVVGGTILVDDGYVELTVTELDTANQEIVCTVKNSAFVKDRRGINVPGAKLNMEFISEKDRADMIFGCEMQVDYIAASFVRRAEDVLAIREIFAEQGNTHTQIIAKIENQEGVDNMDSILEVVDGIMVARGDLGVEVPAEDVPLIQKEIIAKCNAAGKIVITATQMLESMQKNPRPTRAEVSDVANAIFDGTDAIMLSGESAAGQYPLEAVETMARIARRTEQALDHQEIIARAMASSSRDVASAMGLAVADTVEDLGAQAVIACTQSGATARAISKYRPSAPVIAATSCEKTATSLALYWGVQPVVVAETANTDELLKTAATVATEVAGLEAGETAVVTAGLPAGEGNTNLMHIHEVK, from the coding sequence ATGAAACAATCTTTCAAAAACACTAAAATGATTTGTACAATTGGTCCTAAATCAGAACCAAAAGAGATGTTATCAAAATTAGTTGATGCAGGAATGAACTGTATCCGTTGTAACTTCTCTCACGGTGATCATGCAGAGCAAAAAAATCGTATGGATTTAATCCGTGAAATCAATAAAGAAAAAGGAACTCATGTAGCTATCTTATTAGATACTAAAGGACCTGAAATCCGTACTCACTTATTCGAAAACGGTGGAGTTGAATTAGTTGCTGGTCAAACTGTACGCGTTGCTATGAACGAAGTATTAGGAACAGCTGAAAAATTCTCTATCACTTACCCAGGATTAATCAACGACGTAGTTGTTGGTGGAACAATCTTAGTTGACGATGGATATGTTGAATTAACAGTAACTGAATTAGATACTGCTAACCAAGAAATCGTATGTACAGTTAAAAACTCTGCATTCGTTAAAGACCGTCGTGGAATCAACGTACCAGGTGCTAAATTAAACATGGAATTCATCTCTGAAAAAGATCGCGCAGATATGATCTTCGGATGTGAAATGCAAGTGGATTACATCGCTGCATCATTCGTTCGTCGTGCAGAAGACGTATTAGCTATCCGTGAAATCTTTGCTGAGCAAGGAAATACACATACACAAATCATCGCTAAAATCGAAAACCAAGAAGGTGTTGACAACATGGATTCAATCCTTGAAGTTGTTGACGGAATCATGGTTGCTCGTGGAGATTTAGGGGTAGAAGTACCTGCTGAAGATGTACCATTAATCCAAAAAGAAATCATTGCTAAATGTAATGCTGCTGGAAAAATCGTTATCACTGCAACTCAAATGTTAGAGTCTATGCAAAAAAATCCTCGTCCAACTCGTGCAGAAGTATCTGACGTTGCTAATGCAATCTTCGATGGAACTGATGCAATCATGTTATCAGGAGAATCTGCTGCTGGACAATATCCATTAGAAGCTGTTGAAACAATGGCTCGTATCGCTCGTCGTACTGAGCAAGCTTTAGATCACCAAGAAATCATCGCTCGCGCTATGGCTTCTTCAAGCCGTGACGTAGCATCTGCTATGGGATTAGCTGTTGCTGATACTGTAGAAGATTTAGGAGCTCAAGCAGTTATCGCTTGCACTCAATCAGGAGCTACTGCTCGTGCTATCTCTAAATACCGTCCATCTGCACCAGTAATCGCTGCTACTTCATGTGAAAAAACAGCTACTTCATTAGCATTATACTGGGGAGTTCAACCAGTTGTTGTTGCTGAAACAGCTAACACTGATGAATTATTAAAAACAGCTGCTACTGTAGCTACAGAAGTTGCTGGATTAGAAGCAGGAGAAACTGCTGTTGTTACTGCTGGATTACCAGCTGGTGAAGGTAACACTAACTTAATGCACATTCACGAAGTTAAATAA
- the pfkA gene encoding 6-phosphofructokinase has protein sequence MVKRIGVLTSGGDAPGMNAAIRAVVRAAIANNIEVFGIYNGYAGLVKGDIKPLTNTEVGGIINRGGTFLGSARLPEFKNIEVRELGVEQLKKHGIEAVVVIGGDGSYMGAKKLTEMGINCIALPGTIDNDIVSSDFTIGFDTALNTVIDAIDRLRDTSASHARCSVVEIMGRHCGDLTVWGAIASGAEELIVPEKGINMDEIVAQIEEGKKRQKKHYIVTLAELMTDAHELAKEIEKRTGVETRATVLGHTQRGGAPTAFDRVLASRMGAYAVDLLIAGEGGRCVGIRDNKLTHFDILEALDLPRVFDETMFNLAKQLS, from the coding sequence ATGGTAAAAAGAATTGGTGTGCTTACTAGTGGTGGAGATGCACCGGGTATGAATGCAGCCATTCGTGCCGTTGTGCGCGCAGCAATCGCTAATAATATCGAAGTTTTCGGTATTTACAACGGATATGCTGGATTAGTTAAAGGTGATATTAAACCTCTAACGAATACAGAGGTTGGTGGAATCATTAACCGTGGTGGAACTTTCTTAGGTTCAGCACGTCTTCCAGAGTTCAAAAACATCGAAGTTCGTGAACTAGGTGTAGAACAATTAAAGAAACATGGTATCGAAGCAGTTGTTGTTATCGGTGGCGATGGTTCTTACATGGGAGCAAAAAAATTAACAGAGATGGGAATCAACTGTATCGCATTACCAGGTACAATTGATAACGATATCGTAAGCAGTGATTTCACAATTGGATTTGATACTGCATTAAACACAGTTATCGATGCCATTGATCGCTTACGTGATACGTCAGCTTCACACGCTCGTTGTAGCGTTGTTGAAATCATGGGACGTCACTGTGGTGACTTAACAGTTTGGGGTGCTATTGCATCTGGAGCTGAAGAGTTAATCGTTCCTGAAAAAGGAATCAACATGGATGAAATCGTAGCCCAAATCGAAGAAGGTAAAAAACGTCAAAAGAAACATTACATCGTGACTTTAGCTGAGTTAATGACAGATGCACATGAATTAGCTAAAGAAATTGAAAAACGTACTGGTGTTGAAACTCGTGCAACTGTTCTTGGACACACTCAACGTGGTGGGGCTCCAACAGCATTTGATCGCGTGTTAGCAAGCCGTATGGGTGCTTATGCGGTTGATTTATTAATCGCAGGTGAAGGAGGACGCTGTGTTGGAATTCGTGACAACAAGTTAACTCACTTTGATATCTTAGAAGCACTTGATTTACCACGTGTATTCGATGAAACAATGTTCAATTTAGCTAAACAATTATCTTAA
- the dnaE gene encoding DNA polymerase III subunit alpha, whose translation MSFVHLQVRSAYSLLSSSIKIKELVDLALENQMSCLALVEEGTMHSAIKFYNACRRVNVKPLIGMSVNVQGDSFIDEWVILARNQCGYQGLLKIASFIAKQEGVVLYEQVLPFVQDLVVITSGEHGMLCSGIEEYKEERLLQYYESYLKSIPHLYIGLMRVNQRTYELSKHLISFASNVNRPIVALNDVRYLKKEDAKTLTLLQAIKQNQSVEELPLVDYERYFKSECQMKELFADVPNALMQTEQIANDCEVEIPLHQSLLPKYQTPEGVSSDSYLEALCFKGLEKRYGHLEYANRLKYELSVIHKMGFSDYFLIVWDFVRYAKSHDIYVGPGRGSAAGSLVAYVLGITNVDPIKYELLFERFLNPERITMPDIDIDFQDNRRDEVIQYVQNKYGSHCVVQIATFGTFQSRSAWRDLARVHQVETTLINKVASFIYSGSTLKEIYEQTKGLRDFFSTYPKLEAIYKEAEKIEGLPRHTSIHAAGVIISDHDLTDYTAIMEGPTGIYVSQYEAEDLEMIGLLKMDFLGLKNLNMLQQITTLIKSSVAPEFDINKIPYDDLKTYEMISQGQTTGVFQLESEGMRQVLRAVRPNCLEDIIACNALFRPGPMEGIPLFAARKHHEQPIEYYHPSLQYILSKTYGIIVYQEQIMQIANVVSGYSLGEADVLRRAVSKKKKEILEREQKTFVEKAIERGYHQEIATQLYELILKFANYGFNRSHAVAYSMIAYQMAYLKRHYPSYFMTVALSNVIGSESNTAQYVKEAKQLDILVLPPSINSSGLMYQIENENIRFSLLPIKHIGMNLARQIVAERERGLYKSFYDFVSRTRSFLNQRAYEGLIDVGAMDEFGYNRTTLHHNLTAILDFSKYDGGLFETDFEIMMMKETLSSAEKMKREKELLGFYLNSHPIHLMRDQAKEKGWYFPSDLIHLNVSTITCVGFVEKFREIRDKKGKLMAFMDISDENGTVSVTIFSDVYKSEYKALLGKIVVINGRVSIRNSEKNINLSKIIAIS comes from the coding sequence ATGAGTTTTGTACATTTGCAAGTGCGGTCAGCCTATTCACTGTTAAGTAGTTCAATTAAGATTAAAGAACTTGTTGATTTAGCACTTGAAAATCAAATGAGTTGTTTAGCTTTAGTTGAAGAGGGGACCATGCATAGTGCGATTAAGTTTTATAATGCTTGTCGGCGTGTGAATGTTAAGCCGCTGATCGGAATGAGTGTTAACGTTCAGGGAGATTCATTTATTGATGAATGGGTAATATTGGCGCGTAATCAGTGCGGGTACCAAGGGCTTTTAAAAATTGCCTCTTTTATTGCGAAGCAAGAAGGTGTTGTTCTTTATGAGCAAGTGTTGCCCTTTGTTCAGGATTTAGTCGTGATTACAAGCGGTGAGCACGGGATGCTTTGTAGTGGAATTGAGGAATACAAAGAGGAGCGTTTGCTTCAATATTATGAGTCATATTTGAAGTCTATTCCGCATTTGTATATCGGGCTGATGCGCGTTAATCAACGAACATATGAGTTGTCAAAGCATTTGATTTCTTTTGCAAGTAATGTTAATCGTCCGATTGTGGCACTCAACGATGTCAGGTATTTGAAAAAAGAGGATGCCAAGACGTTAACGTTGTTACAGGCGATTAAGCAGAATCAATCGGTAGAAGAGTTGCCACTTGTTGATTACGAGCGTTATTTTAAGAGTGAGTGTCAAATGAAAGAGTTGTTTGCAGATGTACCAAACGCTTTGATGCAAACTGAGCAGATTGCAAATGATTGTGAGGTAGAAATTCCACTACATCAATCGTTATTGCCGAAGTATCAAACGCCTGAGGGGGTATCTTCTGATTCTTATTTAGAGGCACTTTGTTTTAAGGGACTTGAGAAACGCTATGGCCATTTAGAGTATGCTAATCGATTGAAGTATGAGTTATCGGTCATTCATAAGATGGGATTTTCGGATTATTTCTTGATTGTCTGGGATTTTGTGCGTTATGCGAAAAGTCATGATATTTATGTAGGTCCTGGTCGTGGCTCAGCAGCGGGATCATTGGTGGCGTATGTTTTAGGTATTACGAATGTCGATCCGATCAAGTATGAGTTGTTATTCGAGCGATTTTTAAATCCTGAACGAATTACAATGCCAGATATTGATATTGATTTTCAGGATAATCGACGGGATGAAGTGATTCAATATGTACAGAATAAGTATGGGAGTCACTGTGTTGTTCAGATTGCAACGTTTGGAACTTTCCAGTCTAGATCTGCCTGGCGTGATTTAGCACGTGTTCATCAGGTGGAAACGACTTTAATTAATAAAGTGGCGAGCTTTATTTATTCAGGAAGTACGTTGAAAGAAATTTATGAGCAAACAAAAGGATTACGAGATTTTTTCTCCACTTATCCAAAGCTTGAAGCTATTTATAAAGAGGCTGAAAAAATTGAGGGATTGCCACGTCATACGTCGATTCATGCAGCGGGTGTTATTATTAGCGATCATGATTTAACAGATTATACAGCGATTATGGAGGGTCCAACAGGCATTTATGTCTCTCAGTATGAAGCTGAAGATTTAGAGATGATTGGTTTATTAAAGATGGATTTCTTAGGTTTAAAAAATTTAAATATGTTACAACAAATCACGACTTTAATTAAAAGTAGTGTCGCACCTGAGTTTGATATTAATAAAATTCCATATGATGATTTAAAGACATATGAAATGATTTCACAGGGACAAACGACGGGGGTCTTCCAGTTAGAATCAGAAGGAATGCGGCAGGTGTTAAGAGCGGTTCGACCTAATTGTTTGGAGGATATTATTGCTTGTAATGCCCTGTTTCGACCAGGACCGATGGAAGGAATTCCGTTATTTGCAGCAAGGAAGCATCATGAACAGCCGATTGAATACTATCATCCAAGTTTACAGTATATCTTATCTAAAACGTATGGCATTATTGTTTATCAAGAGCAGATTATGCAGATTGCGAATGTGGTATCAGGCTATTCTTTAGGAGAAGCTGATGTTTTAAGACGTGCCGTGTCGAAAAAGAAGAAGGAAATTTTAGAGAGAGAACAGAAGACGTTTGTTGAGAAAGCAATAGAACGTGGTTATCACCAAGAGATTGCCACCCAGTTGTATGAGTTAATTTTGAAGTTTGCAAATTATGGATTTAATCGAAGCCACGCAGTGGCGTATAGTATGATTGCTTATCAGATGGCTTATTTGAAGAGACATTATCCAAGTTATTTTATGACGGTGGCTCTTTCAAATGTGATTGGTAGTGAAAGTAATACGGCACAGTATGTAAAAGAGGCGAAACAGTTAGATATTTTAGTGTTACCGCCGTCAATTAATAGTAGTGGTTTAATGTATCAGATTGAAAATGAAAATATTCGATTTAGTTTATTACCGATTAAACATATCGGGATGAATTTAGCTCGGCAAATTGTGGCGGAGCGTGAACGGGGATTGTATAAGAGTTTTTATGATTTTGTGAGTCGTACAAGAAGTTTTTTAAATCAACGTGCCTATGAGGGGTTAATTGATGTGGGAGCAATGGATGAGTTTGGGTATAACCGGACAACTCTACATCATAATTTAACTGCGATCTTAGATTTTTCGAAATATGATGGCGGGTTGTTTGAGACTGATTTTGAGATTATGATGATGAAGGAGACGTTGTCATCAGCTGAGAAGATGAAGCGGGAAAAAGAATTGCTTGGTTTTTATTTGAATTCTCATCCGATTCATTTAATGAGAGATCAGGCAAAGGAGAAGGGTTGGTATTTCCCGAGTGATTTGATTCACCTAAATGTTTCAACTATTACGTGTGTCGGATTTGTGGAAAAATTTAGAGAAATTAGAGATAAAAAAGGAAAGCTGATGGCATTTATGGATATTTCTGATGAAAATGGAACAGTGTCTGTCACTATTTTTTCTGATGTTTATAAATCAGAATATAAAGCGTTATTAGGGAAAATTGTGGTTATTAATGGACGTGTTTCAATAAGAAATAGTGAAAAAAATATTAATCTCAGTAAAATAATAGCGATTTCATGA
- a CDS encoding DHH family phosphoesterase encodes MLQQIWSEIVKYDKIMIHRHVSPDPDALGSQIGLATLIKSTYPNKVVKMLGFTEPSLQWMGEMDEVKDEEYEGALVIVLDTANSPRIDDTRYKTGAFMIKIDHHPVVEDYADLNYVDTSATATSEIIVHLFKANQEQYQLTMPLISAERLYTGIIADSGRFLYDNTTTSTLECAAFLYDCGINRNQIHDQLYKRPLNIIQAQGFVLSHFNVSEQGVAYFTMTKDEQESFGLTTGTRSALVNVLANIEGIHVWVCFFENEDGKIRVNIRSNGPVINTVAQNFEGGGHPKASGAMIYEWSQCDAVIKALDEACISYFNV; translated from the coding sequence ATGTTGCAGCAAATTTGGAGTGAAATTGTGAAGTACGATAAGATTATGATTCATCGTCATGTAAGCCCAGATCCAGATGCGTTAGGATCACAAATTGGGTTAGCAACGTTAATTAAGTCAACTTATCCAAATAAGGTGGTAAAGATGCTTGGCTTTACAGAACCATCGTTACAGTGGATGGGAGAGATGGATGAGGTAAAGGATGAGGAGTATGAAGGGGCATTGGTGATTGTTTTAGATACGGCGAATTCTCCACGTATTGATGATACACGTTATAAAACGGGTGCCTTTATGATAAAAATTGATCATCATCCTGTTGTTGAAGATTATGCGGATTTAAATTATGTAGATACGTCGGCAACCGCTACATCAGAAATTATTGTGCATTTATTTAAAGCTAATCAGGAGCAGTATCAATTAACGATGCCACTTATTTCAGCGGAGCGTTTATATACTGGAATTATTGCGGATAGTGGTCGTTTCTTATATGATAATACAACAACATCAACTCTTGAGTGTGCAGCCTTTTTATATGATTGTGGGATTAATCGTAATCAAATTCATGATCAGCTGTATAAGCGTCCTTTAAATATTATTCAGGCACAAGGGTTTGTGTTAAGTCACTTTAACGTTAGTGAACAAGGCGTTGCTTATTTTACAATGACAAAAGATGAGCAGGAATCATTTGGTTTAACAACTGGAACTCGTTCCGCATTAGTGAACGTGTTGGCAAATATTGAAGGGATTCATGTATGGGTTTGCTTCTTTGAGAATGAGGATGGAAAGATTCGAGTGAATATTCGTTCAAATGGACCGGTTATTAATACGGTTGCTCAAAATTTTGAGGGTGGAGGACATCCTAAAGCATCTGGTGCGATGATTTATGAATGGTCACAGTGTGATGCAGTGATTAAAGCGTTAGATGAGGCATGTATATCCTATTTTAATGTATAA
- a CDS encoding acetate/propionate family kinase — translation MTKILSVNAGSSSLKFQLLEMPAQTVITKGLVERIGFEDAIFSIKFEDEKVEKVLPIKDHSVAVQLLLEALLEHNIVASYDEISGVGHRVVHGGEKFGHSVVVTPEVLADIEALSELAPLHNPANALGIKAFMKELPHAVSVAVFDTAFHQTMDKDAYLYPVKYEWYQDYAIRKYGFHGTSHQFVAERCAELLEKPLAETKIITVHIGNGGSLAAVKGGQSVDTTMGFTPLAGIMMGTRSGDIDPAILPFIMEKENLTIDQAVNALNKESGLYGVSGASSDMRDILKLVSEGNERGIIAFNLYVKRICDYIGSYFVYLGGVDAIVFTAGIGENSIPVRKAVVERLGALGITLDEAANNVMGEEALISTADSKIKVFAIPTNEELMIAKDTYAFVK, via the coding sequence ATGACTAAAATTTTATCAGTAAATGCCGGAAGTTCATCATTAAAATTTCAATTATTAGAGATGCCTGCACAAACCGTTATTACAAAAGGTTTAGTTGAGCGTATTGGATTTGAGGATGCAATCTTCAGTATTAAATTTGAAGATGAAAAAGTTGAAAAAGTATTACCAATTAAAGATCATAGCGTAGCGGTTCAATTATTATTAGAAGCGTTACTTGAACATAATATCGTAGCATCTTACGATGAAATTAGTGGAGTTGGACACCGCGTAGTTCACGGTGGAGAAAAATTCGGTCACTCAGTCGTTGTGACACCTGAAGTGTTAGCTGATATCGAAGCTTTATCAGAATTAGCACCTCTTCACAACCCAGCAAATGCATTAGGAATTAAAGCATTTATGAAAGAATTACCACATGCTGTTTCAGTTGCAGTATTTGATACAGCATTCCATCAAACAATGGATAAAGATGCTTATTTATATCCAGTAAAATACGAGTGGTATCAAGACTATGCAATTCGTAAATACGGATTCCACGGAACATCTCATCAATTCGTTGCAGAGCGTTGCGCTGAGTTATTAGAAAAACCATTAGCTGAAACTAAAATTATCACAGTTCATATCGGAAACGGTGGGTCTTTAGCAGCTGTTAAAGGTGGACAATCTGTTGATACAACAATGGGATTCACTCCACTTGCGGGAATCATGATGGGAACTCGTTCTGGAGATATTGATCCAGCGATTTTACCATTCATTATGGAAAAAGAAAATTTAACAATTGACCAAGCGGTTAATGCATTAAATAAAGAGTCAGGATTATACGGAGTATCTGGAGCATCTTCAGATATGCGTGATATCTTAAAATTAGTATCTGAAGGTAATGAGCGTGGAATTATTGCGTTTAACTTATATGTTAAACGTATCTGTGACTACATCGGTTCTTACTTTGTATATTTAGGTGGAGTTGATGCGATTGTCTTTACAGCTGGTATCGGTGAAAACTCTATTCCAGTTCGTAAAGCAGTTGTTGAACGTTTAGGAGCTTTAGGAATTACATTAGATGAAGCTGCTAATAATGTCATGGGAGAAGAAGCTTTAATTTCAACAGCAGATTCAAAAATTAAAGTATTCGCTATTCCAACAAATGAAGAGTTAATGATTGCAAAAGATACTTACGCATTTGTTAAATAG